Below is a genomic region from Rosa chinensis cultivar Old Blush chromosome 5, RchiOBHm-V2, whole genome shotgun sequence.
ATAGGCCAAGACACTGAAAGGGCTGTAGTTCATGGAGTAGAGTCTTCCATGAAGATGAACCATTCTTCCTGACTCAAAACTACAAAGCCTTGGCAGAGAAGAGTTGATTCCCCACAGTGAGAAAAACCCACCACCATCTATATGGAAGCTTTCAGAAGTCAAGTTCTTCACAGCATATGGAGAGATCATGTCATCTCCAGCAACAGTGACATCAATCGATGTAGGGGTGACACTTAGGCCTATGGAAGGGCAGAGCCTTGACCTCAGAGTTGGAGGTAATTGGGTCAAAGAACCAACAATTGGGTTGGAGAGAATGAGACTCTTTGGACCAGCCTCTTCAGAAACCCAACAGATCAAACCACCTGAAGAAGCACATGGAGAGAACCCAGACGGAACAAGAGGAAAAGAGAGGCGGTACCATGCAAGCTCATAAGGGTCAAAGAGGTACCCTTCACAAATGTTAGCAGTGTTACTACTGTTCCCTCCATTCCTGTAAATGTAGCTGTTCTTGGGGCTCTTTTGCTTGAAGAAGAGGAACCAATGGCGCTGGCGATGAGTGAGCTGGATGTACAACTCGAGGAAGGCATTGGTGAACAAGAGACCATACCATCTCTTACAGACACACCGAGCTCGAAAGAAGGCAGGCGGTGGAAGAAAGGCGATAACGCGTTCAAGAAGCTGGCGTGGGAGTCTACTCCATATTCTAGGGTCCATCCATGGATCACTTGATATGGTGTTAGCAAGAGAAGCACTAGGTCCAGCGCTAGTAGCAGTGCTAAAGATGTATGAGAAAGGAAATGCTAGAGAGGGATGAAAGGCTTCCATGACAGTGATATGCGTCTAAATCCTAGTACAATATGAGTGGAAATTAGAGCAAAGAAGTATGGAGTTGAAAGAGTGAGCTAGTTGTGGAAATGGAGGCTAACATGCATGGTTGCTATTTTTCATTGTTAGAATGTGGAAACTTGCTTTTGGGTGACTGAGCAGAGTAAGGTGGGTTGGTAACTTGGTCTGTGTGTTTAGAGAAAGCTTTGGAATTGTGAACATAAGCATGGAAGTTTAAAAGTGAAAAAGGCTTAGGTCGGTTTCAAGAAGGAAATGTCCACATTCCTATTGGGGAAAGGTTGAAGATTGAAAGTTAATTATGAAGGAAAGGCAAGGTAACTCGAAGGGCTTTTGGTTTTGTATTGGTTGGGGTGGAACGTGGAAGTGaggttgtgacttgtgagtatATATAGGACGAGTTGGTGTGTTGCTAGCTTTGTCTGATTTCTCTTTACATATTATTTAATTGGTTTTCTTTTGCAGTGACTCTGAT
It encodes:
- the LOC112203241 gene encoding protein UNUSUAL FLORAL ORGANS, with the protein product MEAFHPSLAFPFSYIFSTATSAGPSASLANTISSDPWMDPRIWSRLPRQLLERVIAFLPPPAFFRARCVCKRWYGLLFTNAFLELYIQLTHRQRHWFLFFKQKSPKNSYIYRNGGNSSNTANICEGYLFDPYELAWYRLSFPLVPSGFSPCASSGGLICWVSEEAGPKSLILSNPIVGSLTQLPPTLRSRLCPSIGLSVTPTSIDVTVAGDDMISPYAVKNLTSESFHIDGGGFFSLWGINSSLPRLCSFESGRMVHLHGRLYSMNYSPFSVLAYDVAANNWWKIQAPMRRFLRFPSLVESSGKLLLVAAVEKSRLNVPKSLRIWGLQSCGTTWFEMERMPQQLYVQFAAIENGNGFHCVGHGEFIIIMIPGSGKALLFDMCRKLWQWVPPCPYVQYGGGGDGDLHGFAYEPRLATPVTVLLDQLTNPFQSFSVVN